One window of Pyrus communis chromosome 12, drPyrComm1.1, whole genome shotgun sequence genomic DNA carries:
- the LOC137710562 gene encoding brassinosteroid-responsive RING protein 1-like has protein sequence MGFPVGYTELLLPKLFIHTLTLLGLIRKLISTFFSLLGLQDFIEPDNAWSDPPIRFPEFHSVSAVLIREILPLAKFSDLVDPPESCAVCLYEFEREDEIRRLTNCCHVFHKGCVDRWVGYDQKTCPLCRTPFISEDMQGDFNERLWAASGIPDFYDDYSHTNLGFEL, from the coding sequence ATGGGGTTTCCAGTTGGGTACACAGAGCTTCTGCTCCCAAAGCTCTTCATCCACACGCTCACTCTGCTGGGTCTAATCCGAAAGCTCATCTCCACCTTCTTCTCCCTGCTGGGTCTCCAAGATTTCATCGAGCCCGACAATGCCTGGTCCGACCCGCCAATCCGATTCCCGGAGTTCCACTCTGTCTCCGCCGTTCTGATCCGGGAAATCCTTCCCCTGGCGAAGTTCTCGGACCTGGTCGACCCGCCCGAGTCGTGCGCTGTGTGCCTGTACGAGTTCGAGAGAGAGGACGAGATACGACGGCTCACGAACTGTTGTCACGTCTTCCACAAAGGGTGCGTGGACCGGTGGGTCGGGTACGACCAGAAGACGTGCCCGCTGTGTCGTACGCCGTTCATATCGGAAGATATGCAGGGCGATTTCAATGAGAGACTTTGGGCCGCTTCTGGGATCCCCGATTTTTACGACGATTATTCTCACACTAATCTTGGTTTTGAATTGTAG
- the LOC137710069 gene encoding large ribosomal subunit protein uL16z-like, producing the protein MTKFAGKDTFHLMVRVHPFHVLRINKMFSCAGADRFQTGMCGAFGKPLGTCARVAIGQVLLSVHCKESKKSHAAEALRRAKFKFPGRQKIIERKRIESFSCSCCNILPWLETVVGVAGVVGVLIKLEDEMGYAVWVSGKGVGG; encoded by the exons ATGACCAAGTTCGCCGGAAAGGATACGTTCCACCTGATGGTTAGGGTTCACCCCTTCCACGTCCTCCGAATCAACAAGATGTTTTCGTGCGCCGGAGCCGATAGATTTCAGACTGGTATGTGCGGAGCTTTCGGGAAGCCGCTCGGGACTTGCGCTAGGGTTGCTATTGGGCAGGTGCTGCTCTCTGTTCACTGCAAGGAAAGCAAAAAGAGCCATGCTGCCGAGGCCCTCCGCCGTGCCAAGTTCAAGTTTCCTGGACGCCAAAAGATCATTGAGAGGAAACG AATTGaatctttttcttgttcttgttgcaATATT CTGCCATGGTTGGAAACTGTGGTGGGTGTGGCTGGGGTGGTGGGTGTCTTGATAAAATTGGAGGATGAAATGGGTTATGCTGTGTGGGTATCAGGGAAGGGCGTCGGTGGGTGA